From Oryza sativa Japonica Group chromosome 4, ASM3414082v1, one genomic window encodes:
- the LOC4336660 gene encoding L-ascorbate oxidase homolog, producing the protein MSSRRSMGALAAVCVCMFVFVSSARAEDPYRFFDWEVTTGNINPLGVQQQGILINGQFPGPEIDCQTNDNLIVNVHNRLSEPFLLSWNGLQHRKNSWQDGVSGTNCPIPPGQNFTYQMQAKDQIGSFFYFPSLAFHKAAGGFGAIRIRSRPLIPVPFDPPAGEYTMLIGDWYKTSHKALQAMLDSGKQLPSPDGILINGKGPNGASFTVEQGKTYRLRVSNVGLQSTLNLRIQDHNMTLVEVEGTHTVQNTYSSLYVHAGQSLSVLFTANRPPGVYQITVSTRFAKRALNSSAVLRYAGSSATISSPPPPAGLADDIDFSLDQARSIRTNLTASGPRPNPQGSYHYGSINVTRTIRLANSAGRVAGKQRYAVNGVSFVEADTPLKLADYYRISDVFRLGGIPDAPPAGAAAAPRSEAAVMDSDYRSFLEIVFENSEDSVQIWHLDGYSLFVVGMDRGVWSEQSRKSYNLVDAVSRCTVQVYPRAWTAVLVALDNVGMWNLRSEDWARRYQGQQFYLRVYTPSHSFRDELPIPSNALRCGRATNASGRSRTLSRY; encoded by the exons TGCGTCTGCATGTTCGTCTTCGTCTCCTCCGCACGGGCAGAAGATCCGTATAGATTTTTCGATTGGGAGGTTACTACTGGGAACATCAATCCTCTCGGCGTCCAGCAGCAG GGTATTCTGATCAATGGGCAATTTCCGGGGCCGGAGATTGACTGCCAGACGAATGATAACTTGATCGTCAACGTGCACAACCGTTTgtcggagccgtttcttctgtCATG GAACGGGCTTCAGCACAGGAAGAACTCGTGGCAGGACGGCGTGTCCGGCACGAACTGCCCGATCCCGCCGGGCCAGAACTTCACCTACCAAATGCAGGCCAAGGACCAGATCGGCAGCTTCTTCTACTTCCCGTCGCTCGCCTTCCACAAGGCCGCCGGCGGCTTTGGCGCCATCCGCATCCGCAGCCGCCCGCTGATCCCCGTCCCCTTCGATCCGCCGGCCGGCGAGTACACCATGCTGATCGGCGACTGGTACAAGACCAGCCACAAG GCTCTGCAAGCCATGCTGGACAGTGGAAAGCAGCTGCCTTCCCCTGATGGCATCCTGATTAACGGCAAAGGTCCAAATGGCGCAAGCTTCACCGTTGAGCAAG ggAAGACGTACAGATTGCGCGTCTCCAACGTCGGCCTGCAGAGCACGCTCAATTTGAGGATCCAAGACCACAACATGACGCTGGTCGAGGTGGAGGGCACGCACACGGTGCAGAACACCTACAGCTCCCTCTACGTCCACGCCGGCCAGTCGCTGTCCGTGCTGTTCACGGCCAACCGCCCGCCCGGCGTCTACCAAATCACCGTCTCCACCCGCTTCGCCAAGCGTGCACTCAACTCGTCCGCCGTCCTGCGCTACGCCGGCTCgagcgccaccatctcctcaccgccgccaccggctgGCCTCGCCGACGACATCGACTTCTCGCTCGACCAGGCTCGCTCCATCAG GACGAACCTGACGGCGAGCGGGCCACGGCCGAACCCGCAGGGCTCGTACCACTACGGCTCGATCAACGTGACACGCACAATCCGGCTCGCCAACTCGGCGGGGCGCGTCGCCGGCAAGCAGCGGTACGCCGTGAACGGCGTGTCGTTCGTGGAGGCCGACACGCCGCTCAAGCTGGCCGACTACTACAGGATCAGCGACGTGTTCCGgctcggcggcatcccggacgcgccgcccgcgggcgccgcggcggctccGCGGAGCGAGGCGGCCGTGATGGACTCCGACTACCGGTCATTCCTCGAGATCGTGTTCGAGAACAGCGAGGACAGCGTCCAGATCTGGCACCTCGACGGCTACAGCTTGTTCGTAGTTGG GATGGACAGGGGAGTGTGGAGCGAGCAGAGCAGGAAGAGCTACAACCTCGTCGACGCAGTCTCCCGGTGCACGGTTCAG GTGTACCCGAGGGCGTGGACGGCGGTGTTGGTGGCGCTGGACAATGTGGGGATGTGGAACCTCAGGTCGGAGGACTGGGCGCGCAGGTATCAGGGCCAGCAGTTCTACCTCCGCGTGTACACGCCGTCGCACTCGTTCCGCGACGAGCTCCCCATCCCGAGCAACGCGCTCCGCTGCGGCCGCGCCACCAACGCGAGCGGCAGAAGCCGAACCCTGTCGCGGTACTAG